The following proteins are co-located in the Haloarcula marismortui ATCC 43049 genome:
- a CDS encoding helix-turn-helix domain-containing protein — protein MAGGARDDLAEKMAGEVALSDDPGATLRKWRTDFDVAQTELADELDVSPSVVSDYESGRRDNPGIGVVRRLVVALLDIDENRGGDHIRQHARVLSAGFDSDVVHDLREYSANVGVERVYDAIDAEELFRGSQDTVAGHTVINSIAAITRLSSDEFYQLYGQSTNRALVFTNVTRGESPLVALRVVSPTPNAVILHGLEDEAVWEHAQDLARIDDFSLAITDIELEDLLGGLRELP, from the coding sequence ATGGCAGGGGGCGCACGCGATGACCTCGCGGAAAAAATGGCGGGTGAGGTGGCACTGAGCGACGACCCAGGGGCGACCCTGCGGAAGTGGCGCACTGACTTCGACGTTGCACAGACCGAACTCGCCGACGAACTCGACGTATCCCCGTCCGTGGTCTCGGACTACGAGAGCGGCCGGCGTGACAACCCCGGTATCGGCGTGGTCCGGCGACTCGTCGTCGCACTGCTTGATATCGACGAGAACCGCGGCGGTGACCACATCCGCCAGCACGCCCGCGTGCTCTCGGCCGGGTTCGACAGCGACGTGGTCCACGACCTCCGTGAATACTCCGCGAATGTGGGCGTCGAGCGCGTCTACGACGCCATCGACGCTGAAGAACTGTTCCGGGGCAGTCAAGACACCGTCGCCGGCCACACCGTTATCAACTCCATCGCCGCCATCACGCGCCTCTCCTCGGACGAGTTCTACCAGCTGTACGGCCAGTCGACGAACCGCGCGCTCGTGTTCACGAACGTGACCCGCGGCGAGTCCCCGCTGGTCGCGCTCCGGGTCGTCTCGCCGACGCCCAACGCGGTTATCCTCCACGGACTTGAGGACGAGGCTGTCTGGGAGCACGCACAGGACCTCGCCCGCATTGATGACTTTTCGCTTGCAATCACTGATATCGAACTGGAAGACCTGCTGGGCGGCCTGCGAGAGCTTCCCTGA
- a CDS encoding type IV pilin, whose amino-acid sequence MAGRDLHCDPRGVSPVIGVVLMLSITVLLAGTVGGVVLTASSDLNQRTPTVARSTGDFVTGPSGGCGLNTVSIRHAGGDPVPADELEVAVALPDSDARIVDLPVSGTALAASNIDDPDNLIYDYCVGGVIANGGQRWSAGRAITFQLNAGGGTVGPGDTIEVRVVHVPTNGVLATVELTARR is encoded by the coding sequence GTGGCCGGACGAGATCTCCATTGTGACCCTCGTGGCGTCAGCCCCGTCATCGGCGTGGTCCTCATGCTCTCAATTACTGTCCTTCTGGCCGGGACAGTCGGCGGCGTTGTGCTCACTGCAAGCAGCGACCTGAACCAGCGGACGCCCACCGTCGCCCGCTCGACAGGAGATTTCGTGACTGGCCCATCGGGTGGATGCGGCCTCAACACGGTGTCGATTCGACACGCCGGCGGTGATCCGGTTCCGGCCGACGAACTGGAAGTCGCTGTTGCACTCCCCGACAGCGACGCTCGCATCGTCGACCTGCCAGTCTCCGGGACGGCGCTGGCAGCGAGCAACATTGACGACCCGGACAACCTCATCTACGACTACTGTGTCGGCGGTGTCATCGCCAATGGCGGTCAGCGGTGGTCAGCGGGCCGGGCCATCACGTTCCAGTTGAACGCCGGTGGCGGGACTGTCGGACCGGGCGACACCATCGAGGTACGCGTCGTTCACGTCCCCACAAACGGTGTCCTTGCTACGGTTGAACTGACCGCCCGCCGGTAA
- a CDS encoding replication factor C large subunit, giving the protein MDWTEKYRPTTLSEVRGNDKARDALKKWAETWDDHREAVILYGSPGIGKTSAAHALANDMEWPTIELNASDSRTKDVINRVAGEAAKSGTLTAGGGGRRLVIMDEADNIHGNADRGGARAITALVKEASQPMILIANEYYEMSNGLRNNCQDIEFRDVSPRSIVPVLRDLCRQEGVEYESDALQELAEQNSGGLRGAVKDLQAIAETTERLTADDVVTGERDTTEGIFEYLDVVLKEAGAQDALEASYDVDETPDDLINWIEDNMPKDYEGTELVRAYEFLSNADQWLGRVRETQNYSFWRYAGDNMTAGVAAARDGTKGGWTRYGPPSYWSKLGRSKGTRNTRDYVAQQIAAIDGVSMRTARREIMPFLATMTHHCRNRELTVAMAATYDMEAEHVSFVTGSGKDTNKVQDIVADAEALKEEAAVEHSGGVFEGASANGGDGDSDADGDAPDTDAGEESGDQQVTLAADDGAESDATSDGTTTDDETETASEAAEDDDQQSGLSDFM; this is encoded by the coding sequence ATGGATTGGACGGAGAAGTACCGCCCGACGACGCTGTCGGAGGTGCGGGGCAACGACAAGGCCCGCGACGCACTCAAAAAGTGGGCGGAGACGTGGGACGACCACCGCGAGGCGGTCATCCTCTATGGGTCCCCGGGCATCGGGAAGACCTCGGCCGCCCACGCGCTGGCAAACGACATGGAGTGGCCGACCATCGAACTCAACGCCAGCGACTCCCGGACCAAGGACGTAATCAATCGGGTGGCCGGCGAAGCCGCCAAATCCGGGACGCTGACCGCTGGCGGTGGTGGCCGTCGCCTCGTCATCATGGACGAGGCGGACAACATCCACGGCAACGCCGACCGCGGGGGCGCACGAGCGATAACGGCCCTCGTGAAGGAGGCCAGCCAGCCGATGATTCTCATCGCCAACGAGTACTACGAGATGTCAAACGGCCTGCGGAACAACTGCCAGGACATCGAGTTCCGGGATGTCTCGCCCCGCTCTATCGTCCCCGTCCTGCGTGACCTCTGTCGCCAGGAAGGCGTCGAGTACGAGTCCGACGCGCTACAGGAACTCGCCGAGCAAAACAGCGGCGGCCTGCGGGGCGCGGTCAAGGACCTCCAGGCCATCGCCGAGACGACGGAGCGCCTGACCGCCGACGACGTGGTGACCGGCGAGCGGGATACGACAGAGGGCATCTTCGAGTACCTCGACGTGGTGCTCAAGGAGGCCGGCGCGCAGGACGCGCTTGAGGCCAGCTACGACGTGGACGAGACGCCGGACGACCTCATCAACTGGATCGAGGACAATATGCCCAAGGACTACGAGGGGACCGAACTGGTCCGTGCCTACGAGTTCCTCTCGAACGCTGACCAGTGGCTCGGCCGCGTGCGCGAGACGCAGAACTACTCCTTCTGGCGGTACGCTGGCGACAACATGACCGCTGGCGTCGCTGCGGCCCGAGACGGAACGAAGGGTGGCTGGACCCGCTACGGCCCGCCGAGCTACTGGTCGAAACTCGGCCGGTCGAAAGGGACCCGGAACACACGAGACTACGTCGCCCAGCAGATAGCCGCTATCGACGGCGTGTCGATGCGGACCGCCCGCCGGGAGATCATGCCGTTCCTCGCAACGATGACGCACCACTGCCGAAACCGGGAGCTAACGGTGGCAATGGCAGCGACCTACGATATGGAGGCCGAGCACGTTTCTTTTGTCACCGGGTCGGGCAAGGACACGAACAAGGTACAGGACATCGTCGCCGACGCAGAGGCACTCAAGGAGGAAGCCGCCGTCGAACACTCCGGCGGGGTTTTCGAGGGTGCGAGTGCCAACGGCGGCGACGGGGACAGCGATGCAGATGGCGATGCTCCAGATACCGATGCTGGCGAGGAGAGCGGTGACCAGCAGGTGACCCTTGCGGCGGACGATGGCGCTGAATCCGACGCCACCAGTGACGGCACCACTACCGACGACGAGACGGAAACAGCGAGCGAAGCCGCCGAAGACGACGACCAGCAGTCCGGTCTTTCTGACTTTATGTAG
- a CDS encoding amino acid ABC transporter permease has protein sequence MGTPESTTAGRTLRARAAGLTDQPLTLLTVGAFWTWLVVRWTNDFLLDGALIERNTSFFPTAPFEAAASTIGGLAASLGPVGVPVGWVAGFFEFLAASIPYLPPLATGVWATILLTLLGIALGFFIAVPLSVARVYGGTLTRSLALGYTELFRGTPLLAQLFVLYFATPLTTIIRELPTVGAGFIPAQAFWVAVIAFTLNSAAYQSEYIRSALNSVPEGQLTAARSIGLSKVDGIRHVVLPQGLRYAIPGWSNELVYLIKYSSLASFITVRELFERTDAIASETYRYTELFVLAGLLYLALVISASLVMEYVEDRVAIPGLGTTSR, from the coding sequence ATGGGGACGCCGGAGTCCACGACTGCCGGACGAACGCTCCGTGCCCGTGCCGCCGGGCTGACCGACCAGCCGCTGACGCTGCTGACTGTCGGGGCCTTCTGGACGTGGCTCGTCGTGCGCTGGACGAACGACTTCCTGCTAGACGGCGCGCTCATCGAGCGCAACACGTCGTTTTTCCCGACGGCACCGTTCGAGGCGGCCGCGTCAACGATTGGCGGTCTCGCGGCGAGTCTCGGTCCGGTCGGGGTCCCCGTCGGCTGGGTCGCCGGCTTCTTCGAGTTCCTGGCGGCGTCGATTCCGTACCTGCCGCCACTGGCGACCGGCGTGTGGGCGACCATACTGCTGACGCTGCTGGGTATCGCGCTCGGGTTCTTTATCGCCGTCCCACTCAGTGTGGCTCGGGTGTACGGCGGGACGCTCACCCGCTCGCTTGCACTGGGATACACCGAACTGTTCCGCGGGACGCCGCTGCTCGCCCAGTTATTCGTCCTCTACTTCGCGACGCCGCTGACGACGATTATCCGTGAACTGCCCACGGTCGGGGCTGGATTCATTCCCGCACAGGCGTTCTGGGTGGCCGTCATCGCGTTCACGCTTAACAGCGCCGCCTACCAGTCGGAGTACATTCGGTCAGCGCTGAACTCCGTCCCGGAAGGGCAACTCACCGCCGCCCGTTCAATTGGGCTCTCGAAAGTCGATGGGATACGGCACGTGGTCCTGCCGCAGGGCCTGCGCTACGCGATTCCGGGCTGGTCGAACGAGCTGGTGTACCTCATCAAGTACTCGTCGCTGGCGAGTTTCATCACCGTCCGCGAACTGTTCGAGCGAACCGACGCGATCGCTAGCGAGACCTACCGGTACACGGAACTGTTCGTCCTCGCCGGCCTGCTGTACCTTGCGCTTGTTATCTCGGCGTCACTGGTGATGGAATACGTCGAAGACCGGGTCGCGATTCCCGGTCTCGGCACGACCAGCCGATGA
- a CDS encoding amino acid ABC transporter ATP-binding protein, protein MSDPLLELDDVYKSYGEEQVLSGVSFEMDAGDVDVVIGPSGSGKSTMLRCVNRLTEINGGDIYLDGDCVTDADTDVNELRKQVGMVFQDFNLFAHLTALGNITLGLRKVRGMDKAAAQEKGYEHLEQVGLLDQADSYPAELSGGQKQRVGIARALAMDPKLLLFDEPTSALDPELVGEVVEVMRDLAAEGITMLVVSHEMGFARSAASDIIFLDDGRIVEHGPPEQLFENPQAARTGEFLSRLETAHEEE, encoded by the coding sequence ATGAGCGACCCGCTGCTGGAACTCGACGACGTGTACAAGTCATACGGTGAAGAGCAGGTGCTCTCCGGCGTCAGTTTCGAGATGGACGCCGGGGACGTGGACGTGGTTATCGGCCCCAGCGGGAGCGGCAAGTCAACGATGCTGCGCTGTGTGAACCGCCTCACCGAGATCAACGGCGGCGATATCTACCTCGACGGCGACTGTGTTACCGACGCCGACACCGACGTGAACGAACTCCGAAAACAGGTCGGGATGGTGTTCCAGGATTTCAACCTCTTTGCCCATCTCACGGCACTCGGAAACATCACGCTCGGCCTGCGGAAAGTCCGTGGCATGGACAAAGCTGCGGCACAGGAGAAAGGGTACGAACACCTCGAACAGGTCGGGCTTCTGGACCAGGCTGACTCCTACCCCGCCGAACTCTCTGGCGGCCAGAAACAGCGGGTCGGCATCGCTCGCGCGCTCGCCATGGACCCGAAGCTCCTGCTGTTCGACGAGCCGACCAGCGCGCTCGACCCCGAACTCGTCGGCGAAGTCGTCGAGGTGATGCGCGACCTCGCCGCCGAAGGAATCACGATGCTCGTCGTCAGCCACGAGATGGGGTTCGCGCGGTCGGCGGCATCGGACATCATTTTCCTCGACGATGGGCGTATCGTCGAACACGGCCCGCCGGAACAGCTGTTCGAGAACCCTCAGGCGGCCCGGACCGGGGAATTCCTCAGCCGCCTCGAGACGGCCCACGAGGAGGAGTGA
- a CDS encoding amino acid ABC transporter permease, protein MPPLPLQSDWAFVIGNLDLLLVGTGVTVALTATSILLGFLLGFPAGAVEVYGRGPLKRAVETAGVVLRGTPLLVIIILLFFGLSVSSSAFVTATIALGLRSAAYQSQIFRGALQSVDEGQLEAARAVGMGRLQAIRSVVVPQALRRSVPGFQNEFTIVLKDTSIAIVIGLGELLTIGQNLYQGGQSTAALEIFLTVSLIYFVLTFVTNRSLDYVDDHFSIPGGERA, encoded by the coding sequence ATGCCACCCCTCCCGTTGCAGAGTGACTGGGCGTTCGTCATCGGGAACCTCGACCTGCTACTCGTCGGCACGGGTGTCACGGTCGCCCTGACAGCGACGAGCATCCTGCTTGGCTTTCTGCTCGGGTTTCCGGCGGGAGCCGTTGAGGTCTACGGGCGCGGCCCGCTCAAACGCGCCGTCGAGACGGCCGGCGTCGTCCTCCGCGGGACGCCGCTGCTCGTCATCATCATCCTGCTGTTCTTCGGCCTCTCGGTGTCGAGTAGCGCCTTCGTGACGGCGACTATCGCGCTCGGCCTCCGGAGCGCCGCCTATCAGTCACAGATATTCCGTGGCGCGCTCCAGAGCGTCGACGAGGGACAACTGGAAGCCGCTCGTGCCGTCGGTATGGGCCGGCTTCAGGCGATCCGCAGCGTCGTTGTCCCGCAGGCGCTCCGCCGAAGCGTGCCCGGCTTCCAGAACGAGTTCACGATCGTCCTGAAAGACACGAGTATCGCCATCGTCATCGGCCTCGGCGAACTGCTGACCATCGGCCAGAACCTCTACCAGGGCGGTCAGAGCACCGCTGCGCTTGAGATTTTCCTGACTGTGAGCCTCATCTACTTCGTTCTCACGTTCGTGACGAACCGTTCGCTTGACTACGTCGACGACCACTTCAGCATCCCCGGCGGTGAGCGTGCATGA
- a CDS encoding basic amino acid ABC transporter substrate-binding protein: protein MSDDGLSRRQYLSTVGGTAVTVSLAGCFGGGGGNGGDGSTEITAGTAPGFPPFEMKQDGELVGFDIDLLEAVIDETDYTLAGWEEFEFKSLIPALTNENIDVVAAGMTINDERDETIDFTDPYYSSNQAIVVREDGDFSPASLSDLSGRPIGAQKGTTGETTVQDELISPGNLDESNYNSYGNYVLAVEDLQNGNIDAVVIDEPVAQTFAAQRPVTIAFTYETGENFGFGVRDGDDEFTQALNDGLSTVRDGSTYQDLTNKWFGQQ from the coding sequence ATGTCAGACGACGGCCTTTCACGACGCCAGTATCTCTCCACGGTCGGTGGAACCGCAGTAACCGTCTCACTTGCCGGCTGTTTCGGCGGCGGTGGCGGTAACGGCGGCGACGGCAGTACCGAAATCACTGCCGGAACTGCACCGGGGTTCCCCCCGTTCGAGATGAAGCAGGACGGCGAACTCGTCGGATTCGACATCGACCTGCTCGAAGCGGTCATCGACGAGACCGACTACACCCTGGCCGGCTGGGAAGAGTTCGAGTTCAAGTCCCTGATTCCGGCGCTGACGAACGAGAACATCGACGTAGTCGCCGCAGGGATGACGATCAACGACGAGCGCGACGAGACCATCGACTTCACTGACCCGTACTACAGCTCGAATCAGGCGATTGTCGTCCGCGAGGACGGCGACTTCTCGCCGGCGTCTCTGTCGGACCTCTCCGGACGCCCTATCGGCGCACAGAAGGGGACAACTGGCGAGACGACGGTACAGGACGAACTCATCTCGCCGGGGAACCTTGATGAGTCGAACTACAACTCCTATGGCAACTACGTGCTGGCTGTCGAGGACCTCCAGAACGGCAACATCGACGCCGTCGTCATCGACGAGCCGGTCGCACAGACATTCGCCGCCCAGCGCCCGGTCACCATCGCCTTCACCTACGAGACGGGCGAGAACTTCGGCTTTGGCGTCCGCGATGGCGACGACGAGTTTACGCAGGCACTCAACGACGGCCTGTCCACCGTCAGGGATGGCAGCACCTACCAGGACCTGACGAACAAGTGGTTCGGCCAGCAGTAA
- a CDS encoding COX15/CtaA family protein produces the protein MTTRFRRLVATTTVLTFALILLGVYTGAIGAGLTCEARWPFCDGWMGLFPANWASFVEWFHRLVAMVTGFGILGSTVAAWRGEYSRRIKLATGVATVVLPMQILLGANTIFNFGATAQVLHHGAAQLIFGAMVAATAWAYTDTAESPSVQSADTQHTARADD, from the coding sequence ATGACCACCCGTTTCCGCCGACTGGTGGCGACGACGACGGTGCTGACGTTCGCACTCATCCTGCTCGGCGTGTACACAGGCGCTATTGGTGCCGGGCTGACCTGTGAGGCACGCTGGCCGTTCTGTGACGGCTGGATGGGGCTGTTCCCCGCAAACTGGGCGAGTTTCGTCGAGTGGTTCCACCGTTTAGTCGCAATGGTTACCGGTTTCGGCATTCTCGGTTCGACGGTCGCCGCATGGCGTGGTGAGTACAGCCGGCGGATCAAGCTCGCAACAGGCGTCGCCACGGTCGTGCTTCCGATGCAGATTCTCCTCGGCGCAAACACCATCTTCAACTTCGGTGCCACGGCGCAGGTGCTCCACCACGGTGCTGCACAGCTCATCTTCGGCGCGATGGTCGCGGCGACGGCGTGGGCCTACACCGATACGGCGGAGTCGCCGTCGGTGCAATCGGCCGATACCCAGCACACAGCACGCGCTGACGATTGA
- a CDS encoding methyl-accepting chemotaxis protein: MFEQIRTYIYGQGSRSSDATARRADGGFVASDGRTRFLTDAIDPDSPHLDDCFEDPDKAAIGTQHVERQFELGPDELQALIGDYEAAGISQHEFVATQSFVTESLVEGAFDQLRDELGPDAQAAIDAVEAELHDGLQTTQSVSQAGVSAFTDSTADSNSSGGFDYHDILQHIGTPLFVLDPDGDILSWNSSIENLTGVSEAEAKEMEMASMAFYPDGRRGQTLADKVLDAPETTHTEYDVPKVEDEDFTLYRDTSVMADQHGNERHISFSAAPIYDDDGELIAVVEMVQDRTDEANRHEAVTSLVDEVKSTMAALKNGRLDARASFDRTDVGQYVDDQLYEVVGSLNDMAEQVEQLADQVDEQAQQLAVTIEQANSSAEDVETRVTEQTDSLTEAADNIQEIGAGMEEVAATSSEVASAAQRAKAAAEDGSDAGEAVMDVTDGLAETSEDLVDTVTDLDDQMDEVSEIVEIIADVAEQTNMLALNANIEAARAGESGSGFAVVADEVKTLANETSEYASEISTSITTIQDQATETAEMVETSHEQVEHAESEIADALDALDEISDAVEEATRGIQEVADANDDQASAIENVTSMVEDAQNHAQEAETATKEIVKATDRQEDAVTELTDRVGELTNTN, encoded by the coding sequence ATGTTCGAACAGATCCGCACCTACATCTACGGCCAGGGGTCCCGTTCTTCGGACGCTACGGCCCGGCGGGCGGATGGGGGATTCGTCGCGAGTGACGGACGGACTCGCTTTTTGACCGACGCCATTGACCCAGACTCGCCACATCTCGACGATTGCTTTGAGGACCCAGATAAGGCCGCTATTGGGACCCAGCACGTCGAGCGGCAGTTCGAACTCGGCCCTGACGAACTTCAGGCGCTGATCGGCGACTACGAAGCCGCCGGGATCAGCCAACACGAGTTCGTCGCAACACAGAGCTTTGTTACCGAATCACTCGTCGAAGGTGCGTTCGACCAGCTCCGGGACGAACTCGGCCCGGACGCACAGGCCGCTATCGACGCTGTCGAGGCGGAGCTTCACGACGGGCTGCAAACGACGCAGTCTGTCTCTCAGGCTGGCGTCAGCGCATTCACCGATTCTACGGCAGATAGCAACTCCAGCGGTGGATTCGATTATCACGACATACTGCAGCATATTGGAACGCCGCTCTTTGTTCTGGATCCGGACGGCGATATCCTCAGCTGGAACAGTTCGATCGAAAACCTCACGGGCGTCTCCGAGGCCGAAGCAAAGGAGATGGAGATGGCGAGCATGGCGTTCTATCCGGACGGCCGGCGCGGACAGACGCTCGCTGACAAGGTTCTCGACGCCCCTGAGACGACCCACACAGAGTACGATGTGCCGAAAGTCGAGGACGAGGACTTCACACTGTATCGCGACACGAGCGTGATGGCCGACCAGCACGGGAACGAACGCCACATCTCGTTCAGCGCTGCCCCGATTTACGATGACGACGGCGAACTCATCGCGGTTGTCGAAATGGTTCAGGACCGAACTGACGAGGCCAACCGTCACGAGGCCGTGACGAGCCTGGTTGATGAGGTTAAATCGACTATGGCTGCACTCAAGAACGGGCGCCTCGATGCCCGGGCGTCGTTCGACCGGACCGACGTTGGCCAGTACGTTGATGACCAGCTGTACGAGGTCGTCGGTTCGCTCAACGATATGGCCGAACAGGTCGAGCAGTTGGCAGATCAGGTGGACGAGCAGGCACAGCAACTCGCAGTCACTATCGAGCAAGCGAATTCGTCCGCAGAGGATGTCGAGACCCGGGTCACCGAGCAGACGGACTCCCTCACAGAGGCGGCCGACAACATCCAAGAAATCGGGGCCGGGATGGAGGAGGTCGCCGCGACGTCTAGCGAAGTGGCGTCGGCGGCCCAGCGCGCGAAGGCGGCCGCAGAAGATGGGTCAGACGCCGGTGAAGCAGTTATGGACGTTACCGACGGGCTCGCCGAGACGAGCGAAGACCTCGTGGACACCGTCACTGACCTTGACGACCAGATGGACGAGGTGAGCGAGATCGTTGAGATAATCGCTGACGTGGCGGAGCAGACGAATATGCTCGCGCTGAACGCCAACATCGAGGCGGCCAGAGCCGGCGAAAGCGGGAGCGGGTTCGCTGTCGTGGCCGACGAGGTGAAGACACTCGCTAACGAGACAAGCGAGTACGCCTCCGAGATCTCGACGAGCATCACTACGATTCAGGATCAGGCGACCGAGACGGCCGAGATGGTCGAAACCTCCCACGAACAGGTCGAGCACGCGGAGTCCGAGATTGCAGACGCGCTGGATGCGCTGGACGAGATTTCCGACGCCGTCGAGGAAGCGACACGGGGCATCCAGGAGGTCGCCGACGCCAACGACGACCAGGCGAGCGCTATCGAGAACGTGACTTCGATGGTCGAGGACGCACAGAACCACGCCCAAGAGGCTGAAACGGCAACGAAGGAAATTGTCAAGGCCACCGACCGACAGGAAGACGCGGTCACCGAACTGACCGACCGGGTCGGCGAACTCACCAACACGAACTGA
- a CDS encoding NADP-dependent malic enzyme, giving the protein MGLDEDALEYHRSKPPGKIEIATTKPTNTQRDLSLAYSPGVAAPCEEIDKDPEKAFEYTAKGNLVGVVSDGSAVLGLGDIGPEAGKPVMEGKGVLFKRFADIDVFDVELDTDNAEAMIQTVEAMEPTFGGINLEDIAAPECFEVERRLSEKLDIPVFHDDQHGTAIISGAALVNAADIADKELDELEVVFSGAGASAIASAKFYVSLGVSKDNITMCDSSGIITEERANHEELNRFKQEFARDIPEGGLADAMDGADVFVGLSVGGIVDQEMVRSMASDPIIFAMANPDPEIAYEDAKAARDDTVIMATGRSDYPNQVNNVLGFPFIFRGALDVRATEINEEMKVAAARALADLARQDVPDEVVKAYGDQPLQFGPNYIIPKPLDPRVLFEVTPAVAEAAIESGAARTELDTAAYVEELEARLGKSREMMRVVLNKAKSDPQRVVLAEGHDEKMIRAAYQLVEQGIAEPILIGDADQIESTRRKFGLEFDPVVVDPETADVADYADRLYELRQRKGVTRREADELIRDGNYLGSVMVEMGDADAMLTGLTHHYPSALRPPLQVIGTADDADYAAGVYMLTFKNRVIFCADTTVNQDPDTDVLEEVTRHTGELARRFNVEPRAAMLSYSNFGSVDNLGTKKIRRAVSRLQDDDRVDFPVDGEMQADTAVVEDILQDTYEFSELDDPANVLVFPNLEAGNIGYKLLQRLGGAEAIGPMLVGMDKPVHVLQRGDEVKDIVNLAGVAVVDAQQE; this is encoded by the coding sequence ATGGGACTTGACGAGGATGCACTGGAGTACCACCGGAGCAAGCCGCCGGGGAAGATAGAGATTGCGACAACGAAGCCGACAAACACACAGCGGGACCTTTCGCTGGCGTACTCGCCCGGCGTGGCCGCGCCGTGTGAGGAGATCGACAAAGACCCTGAGAAGGCCTTCGAGTACACCGCGAAAGGGAATCTCGTGGGCGTCGTCTCCGACGGGTCCGCCGTGCTCGGCCTCGGCGACATCGGTCCGGAAGCCGGGAAGCCGGTCATGGAAGGAAAAGGCGTGCTGTTCAAGCGGTTCGCCGACATCGACGTGTTCGACGTGGAACTGGACACGGACAACGCCGAGGCAATGATACAGACAGTGGAGGCGATGGAGCCGACCTTCGGCGGTATCAACCTCGAAGATATCGCCGCTCCGGAGTGTTTCGAGGTCGAGCGCCGACTCAGCGAGAAACTCGATATCCCGGTGTTCCACGATGACCAACACGGGACCGCAATAATCTCCGGTGCGGCGCTCGTCAACGCGGCCGACATCGCCGACAAGGAGCTGGATGAACTGGAGGTTGTCTTTTCCGGGGCCGGGGCCTCAGCTATCGCCTCGGCGAAGTTCTACGTCTCCCTTGGCGTCTCGAAGGACAACATCACGATGTGTGACTCCTCGGGCATTATCACCGAGGAACGAGCCAACCACGAGGAACTCAACCGATTCAAACAGGAGTTCGCCCGAGACATCCCGGAGGGTGGCCTCGCCGACGCGATGGACGGGGCGGACGTGTTCGTCGGCCTTTCAGTCGGCGGCATCGTCGACCAGGAGATGGTGCGGTCGATGGCCAGCGACCCCATCATCTTCGCGATGGCGAACCCGGACCCCGAAATCGCATACGAGGACGCCAAGGCCGCCCGCGACGACACGGTGATTATGGCGACCGGCCGTTCGGACTATCCGAATCAGGTCAACAACGTCCTCGGGTTCCCGTTCATCTTCCGTGGTGCGCTCGACGTGCGGGCGACCGAAATCAACGAAGAGATGAAAGTGGCAGCGGCCCGCGCACTGGCCGACCTCGCAAGGCAGGACGTGCCCGACGAGGTCGTCAAGGCCTACGGCGACCAGCCGCTGCAGTTCGGCCCCAACTACATCATTCCGAAACCGCTAGACCCGCGGGTCCTGTTCGAGGTGACGCCTGCAGTCGCCGAAGCCGCCATCGAGAGCGGCGCGGCACGGACGGAACTCGACACGGCGGCCTACGTCGAAGAACTCGAAGCGCGGCTGGGCAAGTCTCGCGAGATGATGCGTGTCGTGCTCAACAAGGCCAAGAGCGACCCCCAGCGGGTCGTCCTCGCCGAGGGCCACGACGAGAAGATGATCCGCGCGGCCTACCAGCTGGTTGAACAGGGCATCGCCGAGCCAATACTCATCGGCGACGCCGACCAAATCGAGTCCACGCGTCGGAAGTTCGGGCTGGAATTCGACCCCGTCGTCGTCGATCCCGAGACAGCCGACGTGGCCGACTACGCCGACCGGTTGTACGAACTCCGCCAGCGGAAAGGCGTCACACGCCGCGAGGCCGACGAACTCATTCGGGACGGGAACTATCTCGGCAGCGTGATGGTCGAAATGGGCGATGCCGACGCGATGCTGACCGGCCTGACCCATCACTACCCTTCGGCCCTGCGCCCGCCGCTGCAGGTCATCGGGACGGCCGACGACGCCGACTACGCGGCCGGCGTGTACATGCTGACGTTCAAGAACCGCGTCATCTTCTGTGCGGACACCACGGTTAATCAGGACCCCGACACGGATGTGCTGGAGGAGGTTACCCGGCACACCGGGGAACTGGCCCGTCGGTTCAACGTCGAACCGCGAGCGGCGATGCTGTCGTACTCGAACTTCGGCAGCGTCGACAACCTCGGGACGAAGAAGATCCGCCGGGCGGTTTCGCGCCTGCAGGACGACGACCGTGTGGACTTCCCCGTCGACGGCGAGATGCAGGCCGACACCGCTGTCGTTGAGGATATCCTGCAAGATACCTACGAGTTCTCCGAACTCGATGACCCCGCGAACGTCCTCGTGTTCCCCAACCTCGAAGCCGGGAACATCGGCTACAAACTCCTCCAGCGACTGGGCGGCGCTGAGGCCATCGGACCGATGCTCGTTGGCATGGACAAGCCGGTCCACGTCCTCCAGCGCGGCGACGAGGTCAAAGACATCGTGAACCTTGCGGGCGTCGCCGTCGTCGACGCACAGCAAGAGTAA